The Podospora pseudocomata strain CBS 415.72m chromosome 3, whole genome shotgun sequence genome window below encodes:
- a CDS encoding hypothetical protein (EggNog:ENOG503NW1P; COG:S): protein MTSTWYKSRSRYTNRKYDDVSKAQASPPPPLGNLVQTIEISDLDMNLNSKIASPSIRDCRLITSYNWLEGKEAAPTILVPAKPPLWAPVASPSRLNEDNGTYFRDKNAARFPKHPLEPCVIAAMEADNNISPEVDIVACGSTLGNLLRFVRRQDKPFRILVDKIHNTVFFTRRENTPTEIIPGVRGYGHSFPEANTIWEPDVKGSASHQRIVRYTFGGHRILVRFEADGYIKPHDQGPSSVNSTSSTTVKDQTSLADLLSEADMGLASQTTATLAETTINVKFGGELIPQAQVFDLKTRSIYTKDKKDHLAEELPRLWVSQIPTFILAFHTQGLFKKADIQIKDVREDVQRWELDHQAELAQLKSLIDMIIEVVSDMPDQKMELRYAGIGGLEVREQLADVDDALSDAVKARWGLQDGALTDESDDGVGETETQGSDHGSFNPETDVNEEDSDEDHRYYHDNLYGYDYEKELPDYTACSADECGYCGKCPY from the exons ATGACTTCGACTTGGTACAAATCTCGCAGCCGCTACACCAACCGGAAGTATGATGACGTTTCGAAGGCCCAggcatctcctcctccgccattgGGGAACCTGGTTCAAACCATCGAGATATCTGATCTCGATATGAATCTCAACAGCAAGATCGCCTCACCTTCAATCCGCGACTGCAGACTCATCACATCATACAACTGGCTTGAGGGGAAGGAAGCCGCACCAACGATCCTTGTGCCTG CCAAGCCACCTTTGTGGGCTCCAGTCGCATCTCCGTCGCGTCTCAACGAAGACAATGGGACTTACTTCCGAGACAAAAACGCCGCCCGGTTCCCGAAGCATCCACTGGAGCCGTGTGTTATCGCTGCCATGGAGGCAGACAACAACATCTCTCCCGAGGTTGATATCGTGGCTTGTGGAAGCACCTTGGGCAACCTACTTCGCTTTGTTCGCCGGCAAGACAAGCCGTTCCGAATCCTCGTTGACAAAATCCACAATACCGTCTTCTTCACGAGACGTGAGAACACACCCACCGAGATCATTCCCGGAGTCCGTGGATATGGTCACAGCTTTCCCGAGGCTAACACCATCTGGGAGCCTGATGTCAAGGGGTCGGCCTCGCACCAACGCATCGTTCGATATACCTTCGGTGGTCATCGCATCCTAGTGCGTTTCGAAGCAGATGGATACATTAAGCCCCATGATCAAGGCCCTTCCTCGGTCAATAGCACCTCGTCCACAACCGTCAAGGATCAGACATCTCTTGCGGATTTGCTCTCTGAAGCTGACATGGGACTTGCATCCCAGACCACTGCCACATTAGCCGAGACCACCATCAATGTCAAATTCGGCGGTGAGCTTATCCCGCAAGCTCAAGTCTTTGACCTCAAGACCCGTAGCATCTacaccaaggacaagaaggatcATCTTGCCGAGGAACTGCCCCGTCTATGGGTCTCCCAAATCCCCACGTTCATTCTCGCCTTTCACACCCAGGGGCTGTTTAAAAAGGCGGATATTCAGATCAAGGACGTCAGGGAGGATGTCCAACGTTGGGAGTTGGATCACCAGGCTGAGCTTGCACAGCTCAAGAGTCTCATTGATATGATCATCGAGGTTGTCTCCGACATGCCTGACCAGAAGATGGAGCTGAGGTATGCGGGAATTGGCGGGCTAGAAGTACGTGAGCAACTTGCGGATGTGGACGATGCACTTTCTGATGCAGTCAAGGCTCGGTGGGGTTTGCAGGATGGGGCCTTGACAgatgagagtgatgatggagttggCGAGACTGAAACTCAGGGATCTGATCATGGCTCTTTTAACCCCGAGACTGATGTCAACGAGGAGGACAGCGATGAAGATCATCGGTACTACCACGACAACCTGTACGGCTACGACTATGAGAAGGAGCTGCCCGATTACACAGCTTGTTCGGCAGACGAGTGCGGGTACTGTGGGAAGTGTCCTTACTAG
- a CDS encoding hypothetical protein (EggNog:ENOG503P2VJ; COG:S), with translation MDPLSITAGVVGIVAPTLHCVRLLVEDLQNIADAPNTVKALTNNLQSVELALDSLGAVTDSQWESLGDAITTQSKATITSCKTSCERFKTSLDRWTRHSTDGTLSWRDRATLGIFRQDHIKSISKQLQQCNITLTSVTSIATLHSSLQQAQAAEEIKTIISTKETAVNNAITATNDQSAEVSAQLVALTLAEPGEGETDVDQASATKQVAMEKKALHESRMLFEELLSVIQTAAANARADQGTTITFGNNNSGQQVGVNSGTITATFGRRG, from the exons ATGGATCCTCTCAGTATCACAGCCGGCGTCGTGGGTATTGTCGCACCAACGCTGCACTGCGTGCGACTCTTGGTAGAGGACTTGCAGAACATTGCCGACGCACCTAATACCGTGAAGGCGCTCACCAACAATCTCCAATCAGTGGAACTTGCTCTTGACTCGTTGGGGGCTGTGACGGACTCGCAGTGGGAATCCCTGGGCGATGCTATTACTACCCAGTCGAAAGCTACGATAACTTCCTGCAAAACTTCCTGCGAAAGGTTCAAGACCTCTCTCGATCGCTGGACCCGGCACAGCACAGATGGAACGCTCTCCTGGCGAGACCGCGCAACTCTGGGCATCTTCAGACAGGACCACATCAAATCCATATCGAAGCAGCTTCAGCAATGCAACATCACGCTGACCTCTGTAACGAGCATTGCAACCTT ACACAGCTCCCTGCAGCAGGCTCAAGCGGCCGAAGAGATCAAGACGATAATATCGAcgaaggagacggcggtTAACAATGCAATCACAGCGACAAACGATCAGTCGGCCGAAGTTAGTGCTCAGCTGGTAGCGCTTACCCTAGCAGAgccgggcgagggtgaaACGGACGTCGATCAGGCGAGCGCGACGAAGCAGGTTgcgatggaaaagaaagcacTGCATGAATCGCGCATGCTGTTTGAGGAACTGCTCTCCGTGATCCAGACAGCAGCCGCAAATGCCCGAGCAGACCAGggaaccacaatcacctTTGGGAACAATAATAGTGGCCAGCAAGTGGGAGTCAACAGCGGCACTATCACTGCTACATTTGGCCGAAGGGGGTAG
- a CDS encoding hypothetical protein (COG:Z; EggNog:ENOG503NYQ3) — MPTSDLRLHPRGYKTHKWPDLDATYLIVKPKFSLRFRHADELRIESAMSDSYRFGDYNNGSQVGTNRGTIYNTFPQTPERSETPPRPFATIPFSRDPDFVNRGDILEQIDRRCSEPAARVALVGLGGIGKSQLAIEFAHRITEKQPDIWVFWVHAGVYERVEDGFRTIANTVKLAGRNEPKANIPQLVYSWLSNERNGRWIMILDSADDRDVFDNANIAHGTTSGNERERRPFATYLPQSQNGSIIVTTRELAFRLTGRRQNMIEIGPMAQTDALALLEKKLGSPADLDVAADLVQALDLVPLAISQAAAYIQARAPRSSPEKYLAEFRKSEHRKSSLYSTMLGTYDGMEAHRTRFLPHGKYLLTTSAAVCGGSLVTYELFRPARYPWLGLKPRRVTKEDIPGRRIDEDGDTDFDSGRSATDGAVDDDMDGDTDSDLTDDSADTTDDGFEDDVAMLRDYCLIATTEMDEFEMHGLVQFSTRKWLEQWGQQETFKQKFIERMAASFPTGNYKNWATCRNLFAHVQVAVAYQPSDDRNDLWATLLYNGGWFAWSQGRYEVAQRMVGKARRARENRLGKEDTASLHSMSLFALVLLDRGQWEEAEKLEVQVMETSKTKLGADHPSTLMSMANLASTYRNQGRWEEAEKLDVQVMETSKTKLGADHPSTLMSMANLASTYWYQGRWEEAEKLEVQVMETRKTKLGADHPDTLTSMANLASTFWKQGRWEEAENLFLQVMETSKTKLGADHPDTLTSMANLASTYRNQGRWEEAEKLDVQVMETRKTKLGADHPDTLTSMANLAFTWKSQGRHSTALALMKDCAQARQRRLGAEHPDTLSSLAIVTKWGS; from the exons ATGCCCACTTCCGATCTTCGCCTCCATCCACGAGGttacaaaacacacaaatggCCCGATCTTGACGCTACTTACCTCATCGTAAAACCCAAGTTTTCTCTACGCTTCCGCCACGCTGACGAGCTCCGGATAGAAAGTGCAATGTCAGACAGTTATCGTTTCGGCGACTATAACAATGGTTCCCAGGTGGGGACTAACAGGGGGACGATCTACAATACTTTCCCGCAGACGCCAG AAAGATCAGAAACCCCACCGCGGCCATTCGCgaccatccccttctcccgcgaTCCCGATTTTGTCAACCGCGGAGACATTCTCGAGCAAATCGACCGGCGATGTTCCGAGCCCGCCGCTCGTGTGGCCCTCGTAGGCTTGGGCGGTATCGGCAAGTCGCAGCTGGCCATCGAGTTCGCTCACCGGATCACTGAAAAGCAGCCGGACATATGGGTATTCTGGGTCCACGCTGGAGTGTATGAgcgcgtcgaggatggcttcagGACGATTGCCAATACCGTCAAGCTGGCCGGCCGGAACgagcccaaggccaacatcccaCAGCTTGTGTACAGCTGGCTGTCCAACGAACGGAACGGCAGATGGATCATGATCCTTGACAGCGCTGACGACCGCGATGTGTTCGACAACGCGAATATTGCCCACGGCACGACCAGCGGCAATGAGCGCGAGAGGCGGCCGTTTGCGACATACCTACCGCAGAGCCAAAATGGATCGATTATTGTCACAACAC GGGAGTTAGCATTCAGACTGACCGGGCGCCGTCAAAATATGATCGAAATCGGACCGATGGCGCAGACAGATGCCCTCGCactcctggagaagaagctaggATCGCCCGCGGATCTAGATGTGGCGGCCGATCTCGTACAGGCGCTCGACCTCGTTCCGTTGGCCATTAGCCAGGCTGCCGCCTACATACAGGCAAGGGCGCCGCGGAGCTCGCCCGAGAAGTACCTAGCTGAGTTCCGGAAGAGTGAGCATAGAAAGAGCAGTCTTTACAGTACGATGCTGGGGACCTACGACGGGATGGAGGCGCATCGAACGCGGTTCTTACCACATGGCAAATATCTTTTGACTACATCCG CGGCCGTCTGCGGCGGATCTCTTGTCACTTatgagctttttcgaccGGCAAGGTATCCCTGGTTGGGTTTAAAACCTCGTAGAGTTACTAAGGAGGATATTCCAGGACGGCGTATAGACGAGGACGGAGATACAGACTTTGATAGCGGCAGAAGTGCTACAGATGGTGCCGTAGATGATGACATGGATGGTGACACAGATAGTGACCTCACGGATGATAGTGCAGATACCACTGATGATGGattcgaagatgatgtggcgaTGCTGAGAGACTACTGCCTCATAGCGACGACtgagatggacgagtttgagATGCACGGGCTTGTGCAGTTCTCAACGAGGAAGTGGCTGGAACAATgggggcagcaggagacATTCAAACAGAAGTTTATCGAGCGAATGGCAGCGTCATTCCCAACTGGAAACTACAAGAACTGGGCGACTTGTCGAAATCTCTTCGCACACGTTCAAGTGGCCGTCGCTTACCAACCCAGCGACGATAGGAACGACCTATGGGCGACACTTTTGTataatgggggttggtttgcatGGTCGCAAGGGAGATACGAGGTGGCACAGCGGATGGTGGGCAAAGCGAGACGAGCCCGCGAGAATAGActgggaaaagaggataCGGCGAGTCTACATAGTATGTCACTGTTTGCTCTGGTCCTTTTGGACCgaggccagtgggaggaggccgagaagctggaggtgcaggtgatggagacgagcaagaccaagcttggggccgatcacccttctacgctaatgagcatggccaacttagcgtcgacatacaggaaccagggccggtgggaggaggccgagaagctggacgtgcaggtgatggagacgagcaagaccaagcttggggccgatcacccttctacgctaatgagcatggccaacttagcgtcgacatattggtaccagggccggtgggaggaggccgagaagctggaggtgcaggtgatggagactcgcaagaccaagcttggggccgatcatccagatacgctgacgagcatggccaacctagcgtcgacattttggaagcagggccggtgggaggaggccgagaaccTGTTTttgcaggtgatggagacgagcaagaccaagcttggggccgatcacccagatacgctgacgagcatggccaacctagcatcgacatacaggaaccagggccggtgggaggaggccgagaagctggacgtgcaggtgatggagactcgcaagaccaagcttggggccgatcacccagatacgctgacgagcatggccaacctcgcTTTTACTTGGAAAAGCCAAGGTCGACACTCGACCGCCTTAGCACTAATGAAGGACTGTGCCCAGGCTCGGCAGCGACGACTTGGTGCAGAGCATCCAGACACcctgtcgtctttggccaTCGTCACCAAGTGGGGTAGCTAG